The Armatimonadota bacterium region GTACCACATGACGGCCCAGGTATACCGTCACCGTGTGCGTCGCAGCACAGACATCCTACTGGCGCGCGCTATTCTTCTGGCGGCGGAAGAAGGAATTGCTAATATCTCCGCACTCTTCACCTACGATGGACCAAGCGCCGCCTTCTGTTCACGTTGGCTAGAATACGTGGATAATCGCCTGCTCGACGAGATTCTGGAGCGCGGCGCAAGCTCGAGAGCGAGACGACTTGTATCCGCACTACGGCTGCGGAGACTCCCTTCGCACGTCTTCACGAAGCCGTTGCGAGAGTTTCACACACTATATCAGGGGAGCCTCAAGGACCGGAAGGAGCAGGACGCGCTCGAAGAGAAGATAGCAAATGCCTGTTCCTTGGACAGGGACATGGTTGTGGTGGATCTAGTTCGAACCGAGCCGCCGAGGCCGTCGTCCTCGGAGCCTTCGATTGACCCGCAGGAGATTCTCGTTGACGACGGAACAGACGAACCTAAGCGATTCTCCGATGTGTCGACTATCTTCACCGGGAACCCGCTGACCGGCAAGGACGACGTCACAGTATATATCCCGCTCGGCCCGACTGCGGGCGCGAGACGCCGAGCGCGAAAGAAAATGGAACCTCTGGTTATGGACGCAATCGAAGCACGAGGGAAGGAGGTTCTGAATGGACGTTGAGGATATTGTCGTAGGCATTATCGATGCTAGCGGCGGAGAGCTTCACGGGAGAACGTACCTGCAGAAGGTGACGTATTTCGCTGCCAAGCGCCTCGGCGTTCAGGCCGGCTTTGAGGCGCACTATTATGGTCCATACAGCCGTCGTGTCAGCGCCGAGGCTGACAGTCTCGTTTCAAGAGGCATTCTATCAGAGGTTCGAGAGGATTTTGGAGCGCATGGGTCACCGGGTGACGAGCAGGTTCGGTACACATATCAGTTAACACCCGAAGACGGGAAACGCTATCTCGAGTTCCTAAGGGCCATCCCTGGATCTGTTGGCCCGGAGTTAGCCCAGTGCGTGAATCAGATTCGCAGCACGGGAGCCGATTATCGCCAACTCTCGTGCGCGGCCAAGATTGATCACATCCTGACAGCCGCTGGCGGCAGGATTACTCGGAAACGGGCCAAGGAAGAGGCTCAGAAGCTCGGCTGGCGTCTGTCCGACTCAGACATTGAGACCGCCGTAACAATCCTTGCGAAGCTTGGCCTCATCAAGCGGCGCTAGGCCTGCTGCGGCAAGGCGAGCCCCGTCTCCGACGCTCCCAGCGCGGATGAATGGTGTGCCGGCCCCCCAGTGAATGCTTCGCAAGTAGGTCGGTTGCCCCAGTACAGGGCTGGATCGCTGCCATGAAGATCACCGTCATTGGTGCCATTGTTTACGATGAGATCATCACCCTCGACGGGGCGCGCCGCGAGTCGTTCGGCGGCATCACCTATAACCTGGCCGCCCTGTCGTCCATTGTGGACGACGGGGTGGAGTTGCATCCGCTGACCAATGTCGCTGAGGATCGCTGGGAAGGGGTGATGGAGCTGCTGGCGCGCTATCCGCTGGTGCGCGCCGATGCGGTGGCGCGAGTCCCCGGCAAGCTCACCGCCACGCGCCTGGTCTATACCAGCCCGACCTGGCGGGAGGAGACCGTGCTGCACATGATGCAGCCGCTCACCCCGCAGCGCGTGACCGCGGCGTTCGACGCCGACGCGGTGCTGGTCAACTTCGTCAACGGCACCGAGATGGACCTCGACGCCTTCGTCGCCCTGCGCGAGGGCGCGCGCGGCTACCTGCACGTTGACATCCACAGCAAGGTCGCGCACTGGGACGAACACGGCAGGAAGTCCCACGCGCCGTTCGCCGATTGGCGGGAATGGGTGAGGCGAGTGGATGCTGCGCAGATGAACGAGTTCGAGTGCGAGCAACTCATGGGCCGCAAGCTGAGCACGCAGGACGACTACGTGCAGGCCGGGGCAGAGATCGTGGCGGCGGGGGCGCCCATCGCCCTCATCACCCTGGGGCCGCAGGGGTCGGTGCTGGTGTACCGGCGCGAGGACGGCATCTACTGGGTGGCCACCCCGGCATTACGCGTTGACCGGGTGGTGGATGCCACCGGCTGCGGCGATTCCTTCTCCGCCGGCTTCACCTGGAACTACTTGCAGTCGCGCGACCCGGTGCAGGCGAGCGCCGCGGCCAACATCGTCGCCGGGATCAACTGCACCATCGCCGGCATCGGACAACTTGAGGCCGCGCGCGATGCGCTGGCGCAGATCCCCACCGCCTTCCCCGATCTCCACGCCAAGATCATCTCCGGCTGGCGGGGAGAGCGGGTGGAGGGATTCTGAGCCGCACCGCACGCAGAGAAGAGATGCATCACGCAGAGAGAAGCCGCCGCAAGCGCCGATTGACGCTGATGCCAGAGAGGTGCGGCGTGTCGGAGCGAGATTCTTCGCCCCGGCAAGCCGGGGCTCTGAATGACACCGCCGTCGCCTGTGCTGTTCACCTACGCTCGGGATGGCGAGCGCCCCCCCGGCGTGTCATTCCGATTGAGCGTAGCAAGAGAGGGATCTTGGCTTCAAGGACCACATCAAGTCGTAGGGCAGGCGTTCCGACCCAACCGCCGACCAGTATTGCCTGCGGGAGACATTCGCCAAACGCTCGTTGATCCAGGGATCCCTCAGCCCGCGTGTATGGACGCGCGCAGTAGAAAGGTGATGTCCACAAGCAAGTGAGTGACCGCCGGCGCGATCAGACTCTTGCGCCAGAGGTAAACGACGCCAAAGGCGAGTCCACCCCCGAAGGCCCAAGCCATTCCCGTCGATCCCTGATAGGTGTGCTCAATGGCGAAGGCCGCCGCCGACAATAACAGCGCTGGCCAAATCTTTCCAGTCACCGCGTGGAGACGCAGAAGCAGGTATCCGCGAAAGAAGGTTTCCTCGGTCACAGCCACGACCACCAGGTAGAAGAAGGCGAGCACGAATTGCGGCCAGCCCGCGGGCGCGGGGAGTTGGGGCACACGCCATCGCTCGGACCGTCCGAGCACCGAGAGCAGCGCCGCAAACATCGTCCACGCCAGTCGCAGCGGCCCGACCAGTGCAATCCCCAGGGCGATCTCTCTTGCCGCCTTCGCCGCCCGCCAGCCGATGGAGCTGAGCGGCTCGCCATTGCGCCACAGGAGGAAGAAGATCAGGACGAGCAGGGCGAGATATCTCGTGATTGAGGACACCGCGACCAGCGGGAAGGTCCAGTCCCCGCGATGATCGCGCACGAACGCCGCGAGGAGCATCTGAGGCAGAACCAGGAACAGCAGCACCGACACCTCGGCGAGCTGCACCTTGCGGCTGGGTCGTGTATAACCTCCTTGCTCGGTCTCGCTGGCGGTCGCGCCATCTATCACGGCCAATACCCCATGCGATCCCTCTACTCCGCGCGGCTCGAGCCGAGCGCCCGGTCTTGCGGCCTCCCCGCCGGAGGTTTGCCTCCAATGCCGGGCGGGCAAACGTCGGCGTCCATCGGCGGTCGCTTTCGTCGGTCAACAGGGACACAGCCGGGGGGGGATTCGACCCGCTCAGGGCGGGCGGGCTGTGCTCCACCCAATTCCCCTCTGCGTTCTCTGCGTCTCTGCGGTGAGATTCATCTTCTGCCCAGGATCTTGTCCATCGCCCGCGAGGTCTCCTCGATCAGATAGCGCGGGAAAGCCGGGCTGATGGGCCCGACCTCGGCGATCAGATACCCGTCGTAGCCGATTTGCCCGAGCGCCGCCGTCACCGCCGGGTAGTCCACGTCGCCGTTGAGCAGGGTGGTGAAGTTGAGGGGGCCGGTAAAGGTCGGCCCGCGCTGGAAATCCTTGATGTGCACCTTGCAGATGCGCTTGCCCAGGATGCGAATCCACTGGTCGGGATAGCCGAAGAGCAGCACGTTGCCGACGTCGAAATACGCCTGGACGTAAGGATGGCCGATGTCGTCTATGAAACGCGCGAACTCCAGCGGGCTGTAGAGGAACTTGTTCCACACGATCTCGGGGCCGATGATGACGCCGTGGTCCTCCGCAGTCGCGGCGCATTCCCGATAGACGGCGACCCCGCGCTCATAGGCCTCATCGTAAGGCATGTCGGGGGTAACGGTGCCGGGGACGCTGAGCACGACATCGGTCTCCAGGAGCTGGGCGAAGCGCAGGCTGGTCGCCAGCAGCTCCTTGGCCTTGTGCGCCAGCGCCGCATCGCGCGTGACCAGGGGATACTTCCAACCGATGCCCATGGCGAAGCTGGCGATTTCGAGGCCGAGATCGTGAGCGTAAAGCCGCAGGTCCTTGACCTGCGCGGCGCTCCAATCCGGCGACATCTCTCCCTCTTCCCTGAGGTCGAGCTCGATGCCCTCGAAGCCGGCCTGCTTCGCTTGTTGCATGATCTCCCGCAGCGGCAGGCCGCCGGGGAAACACCAGATGCTGATTCCTTTTTTCATGTTCTTGCCTCCTGAATGTGGGGCTGCCGTCGTGGCGATAGGATTCGCCGCGCTCGTGATCGCTCCCTCTGTGAGCGGCGTAGGGAAAACCAGGTGGACGGTTTGCGGGCGAGAACTGTCCCCGAACGGGGATTGTTCCCGCCCGGCAGCGGCGGCGGCGCCGGGACGGCAGGAGCGACGAGCCAATGCGGGGTAACTGTGGAGGGGCGGAGGTCCACCCCGGGGGAGCGCCCCGGGGTCTCGCGTACGCTTGCCATCAGGTTCGCAATACCGGCGGCGGCGCCGAAGGGGAGAACAAGGGAGATGAGGGCCAATCGGACACTGCAGCGGCTGCGAGACCGGCAGATCGTGGTCGGCACCATGATCGCGGAGTGCGCAGCGCCGGAGGTGGTGCGGGCGCTGGCGCGCGCGGGGTTCAACTTCGTGATCGTTGACAACGAGCACGGGGCGTTCGACCTGGAGGCAAACGCCGGGATGTACCGCGCCGCGCGAACGACGGAGATGGAGCTGCTGGTGCGCGTGCCGGACGCGCAGTATCACCTGATCGCGCGCACGCTGGACGCGGGGGCGGACGGGGTAATGGTGCCGCGGGTCGAGGCCGCGGAGCAGGCGCGCCGGGCGGTGGCGGCGATCAAGTATCCTCCCGCCGGCCAGCGCGGATGCTCCCAGCGCGCCATCCACACCGACCAGGAGCCG contains the following coding sequences:
- a CDS encoding carbohydrate kinase family protein, encoding MKITVIGAIVYDEIITLDGARRESFGGITYNLAALSSIVDDGVELHPLTNVAEDRWEGVMELLARYPLVRADAVARVPGKLTATRLVYTSPTWREETVLHMMQPLTPQRVTAAFDADAVLVNFVNGTEMDLDAFVALREGARGYLHVDIHSKVAHWDEHGRKSHAPFADWREWVRRVDAAQMNEFECEQLMGRKLSTQDDYVQAGAEIVAAGAPIALITLGPQGSVLVYRREDGIYWVATPALRVDRVVDATGCGDSFSAGFTWNYLQSRDPVQASAAANIVAGINCTIAGIGQLEAARDALAQIPTAFPDLHAKIISGWRGERVEGF
- a CDS encoding CPBP family intramembrane glutamic endopeptidase produces the protein MIDGATASETEQGGYTRPSRKVQLAEVSVLLFLVLPQMLLAAFVRDHRGDWTFPLVAVSSITRYLALLVLIFFLLWRNGEPLSSIGWRAAKAAREIALGIALVGPLRLAWTMFAALLSVLGRSERWRVPQLPAPAGWPQFVLAFFYLVVVAVTEETFFRGYLLLRLHAVTGKIWPALLLSAAAFAIEHTYQGSTGMAWAFGGGLAFGVVYLWRKSLIAPAVTHLLVDITFLLRASIHAG
- a CDS encoding sugar phosphate isomerase/epimerase family protein, with the translated sequence MKKGISIWCFPGGLPLREIMQQAKQAGFEGIELDLREEGEMSPDWSAAQVKDLRLYAHDLGLEIASFAMGIGWKYPLVTRDAALAHKAKELLATSLRFAQLLETDVVLSVPGTVTPDMPYDEAYERGVAVYRECAATAEDHGVIIGPEIVWNKFLYSPLEFARFIDDIGHPYVQAYFDVGNVLLFGYPDQWIRILGKRICKVHIKDFQRGPTFTGPLNFTTLLNGDVDYPAVTAALGQIGYDGYLIAEVGPISPAFPRYLIEETSRAMDKILGRR
- a CDS encoding aldolase/citrate lyase family protein — translated: MRANRTLQRLRDRQIVVGTMIAECAAPEVVRALARAGFNFVIVDNEHGAFDLEANAGMYRAARTTEMELLVRVPDAQYHLIARTLDAGADGVMVPRVEAAEQARRAVAAIKYPPAGQRGCSQRAIHTDQEPVPLREYTEHLNAHTMVIVQIETRAGVERADEIAAVPGVDVALIGPADLSVSLGVPGEIEHPLMEEAIGHVLAAAQRAGAAAGIHWSDAAFVSKWKQRGMRCLMYSTEMGFLADGAQAGAAAIRGPQ